In Mixophyes fleayi isolate aMixFle1 chromosome 3, aMixFle1.hap1, whole genome shotgun sequence, the genomic stretch TCAGACAGCCACAGACAACTAGACACCACTGGACTTAAAGGAACATTGTACaaaatgtacagtacatataaGAGTCTGGGTGCCACATCAAAGGGTAAAAACTTGAGGAAAGTATGTATGTTATTCTGCGATCAAAACAAATTAAAGAACAGTGGAATCCACGTTCTTATAGGAAGCAGAAAAACTATTGAAAAAACATTGCTGAAAAAAGTTCTTGAGAAAGTGAAGCCAGTAAGAAGACAATGCTAGGCAGGATCCTCCCACGTGAGCTGTGTATCATCCAATTGCTTCCACattgtaaattaatatttaataaaagtcaAGTTTATATTTAAAGCCAGATGAGTGTAATGACATAAAGCAAAGCTTCCACGTGAAAGTAGGAAACATGAAGCTAGAAGCAGCTTCTCTGAACACTCCAGACAGGTAAGAAATGACCTGCAGTGTTCCCTGCCCACCCCCCCCAACTTTCCCCTAATGCTCTCATGATGGTTTCTGCCACACCACTCTTCaattttctcttttctctttcttccaTCTTTGTTTCCTTCACTTTTCTCTTCTCCTGTCCATTTTTTCTCCTCTTTTCTCAGTTTCACAAATTTTGCTCACCTCTTTTCCTTTCTCTCTCTGAGACTTTCTTAATACATGCAAACCTACCGGTTACTCTATTCTCTTTTTCACATGGACTCAGAGTATTGTCCGTCCATTGATTGAAGCAATCCTTTAATTGTGTATATTATTTCACTTGCAAATGTTTCTATTTTCTGTTATTTTATACGCTGGACTgttaataaaaactttttttgaaaaaaataaatgacttaCAGTGTCAATTGGCTCATCTTAGAAAGTATACTAATTTAATGACTGTATTGTATATGAATTTCTTAATTGATTTTTgtctataataatattttttaatgattaaCCTTATTTGCAAATAACAATTATACTTTTCATTGTTCCGGTACAGCCCCAATTGTCCATTACATAGCCCAAAGCAACCCATTGTCCCTTCTATGTAGAGCCCTCCATAATAAGCATCCCCGTTGAACACTATATAATGCAGCCCTCAAGCAGTAATTAACCTGCAACTTCTGTCCATTTATCTATTGCTGCTGTCAACATAGTTCACAGGTGATTAGATCCAGGCACAGCCTTACAAGCAGCCTATAGCAGTAGGTTCATCCAATTAGTGAAaatactgttttgtttgtttttttaaactctttattttcaacaacaagAATTCCATAAAGTACAAATAAGGAGCATTGAAGAATTATAAATGAAACAAATCAACAATCAAATACCATACAATAAACCATACATAGTCCTTTTAGTCCACCTCAGTGGGCATATAAAGAGAAGGGAGATATGTCAACAATTATTTACTTTCTTACATTAGAGAGCCATGTCGTTGgtgttttttctatatattttgttCCTTAAGAGGGAAAGAAGAAAATAGGAGGGGGaagaaggagaagggggggggggggggggggggagaaaaaggggaggaaaaggaaagagaaaagttaaagggggggaaaaaaagtagGAGAGGATCAGTGCGGCCCCAAGAGAAGATGTGTCCCACACACCAATCTCCCGAGAACACAAAGAAACCAGAAAAAACACCTTGGGATGTCTCGGATCCGTCCCCGAGGAGACTTTTAAGTACGCAACTCCTGCGAAAAAAGATCAGAGAAAATGTAAAACTCACAAGATATAAACGTAAGGAGCCCCTCACTGTGTGGCAGGCATTGAGGTCTGGTGGAAGGAGTACCAGGGATCACACACTTTGTGGAAGTGTGGGATCTTATCGCGGAGGAGACTAGTAACATACTCCATTGATGCCATGTACCAGACCTGAGAGACTATGCTTTGGAGGCTCGAAGGGCGGGGGAACTTCCAGTCTTTGGCTATTAGCATGTGTCGCAGCACAGACATGTTGTGCCAGCTTATACCAGTATTTATTGAGAGATTTGACAGGAGAGAACAATAGCATAACCAGCAGGTCCGGGAGCACCTCAACATCTAATATGTTGGTGATAAAAGCAGAAATCTGGGACCATAAGACCATATATGATAGAAAGATCCCACATCCCCACAGGCCCTCCAGCACAGATCCGACGTACCAGGACAAATTTTATGTAGTCTCGTAGGCACCATATACCACCTTGTGTAAACTTTATAGGTTCTCTCTCTAATCGATGTGTTAATGGAATCTTGGAGATCCTAAGCCTGAGctgggaccatccctcctgatccagatTTTTCGAGTATCAAGCTCCCATGCGGACTTGAATGGTTCATTTAGATAGGTTACAGGATTCAAATAAGCGTGATAAACAAGAGAAATCAATCCTGAAGCCCCTCTTTGGTATATACAACTCCTCTCAAAAGGTGTGGGCTTCCGTAGTTTGGATGTTCTGCATTGGGCTTGTACGAAGCCTCTTATTTGAATGTAAGCAAAGTACAAGGATGAAGGAAGATATGTTTTCTCTCTCAGGTCCAAGAGAGTATGAGTAACAAATTCCCCTAATATGTGGATAAACTGAGTGATGCCAGCTTTCTGCCACGATGAGGAGTATGAGTTGGAATTGTCTGCAGGGAAATCTGGATGGCGCCAAAGCGGCGTGAGAGGTGAGGGGAATGAGGCGAGACCCCATCTTTTATGTAATTTGTCCCAGATGTCGAGTGTGAATTGTATAGTAGGGCGAGAATAAACTGAGGCCAGCCTTTGACTACGGGGGGTCCCAGGGGAGAAAGTATGAGCTGGTGTGAGTGCGTACTCTAGATCGACCCATCTCTTTACCTTCGGGGCCGACTGCCAGGAGATGATATGGCTGAGGTTGACCGCATGGTAGTAGCGGTCGAAGAGCGGAAGACCATACCCCCCGGAATGGGTGGACTTGGCTAAGCAAGATCGTTTGAGCCTCGATTTTTTCCAAATACGTGCCCGAGACTGGTATAGGTAGTGTTTGGAACAGGTATAAAACTTTTTGAAGCAACGGGGCTTCcgatttagatttattttataatcCGACAGGGCTCCATATTCTGCGAACTCCTCAAGCAAATTGAGAAGCGAGATTAGGGGGTTAGAAAGCGTCAACAAGACGTCGTCAGCAAATCAAATACAGCTTTTTAACTGAACCTGGGATCCAAGCACCTGCAAGTCAAAGTTGTGTCAATACAAGCGGCAGGGGAAGAATGATCAGCAAAGCATAGAGATGGTGAATGCAAATAGAAGGCCTGTGACTCAAGCCTGGTCAGAGTTCCAAGCACTACTGAATGCTCAAAGAATGAAAAAGGTGACGTTCTTGTGGGTGTAAACTTTCCAAATTATTCAGCTTACAGAGAACATCTAAGGCAAAACATTGATTGCCCCAAGCATCATGGAACATGATAGAACACCTATACAGTATTcccattttctgtgtgttttgactaaACTCCCATTAAAAGACTTGGCAAAACATAATGATGCAAAATGAGTAACcagagtatatttttttttacaaaactcattgtttctttaaaatggaAATGGATTGCCCAAGAACTTGACTTAACTGATGCCAATTGCTTTCCTCTAGCTGTCAATATTATAATTGGCTGTCATTGGTTTAATATCCTGTGTTGAAGTGGCATAGCTTGCATTACTAACCAAAGTTTATGTAAATCTTCACTACTCTTCCCTCTCAGCTGGCCAAGAGTCCAGGCATCTCCTGTTAACATAAAAAAGACAAAGTTGTAGGCTAGTGATGTTATTTATAAAAATTCTTACACATAAATCAAATCGTGGTGGTATCATTTTAATTTTGTAAGAGTAAAATTAATTTATGTACAGTTGATGCATTGTGCAACAAGGGAAGACATAGTACACAAAACAATGCCAATATCAAACAAACTACATACAGTACTGGATCAAGAGATGGTGGTTTACACACAATAAATAGAACAATAGTTGCACAGAAAACTGGTTTACAATCTGCTGTGAGCAAAATACACATGTTAATAATAGAAATGGACTAAAATTGAATTTTATACTGATAAAAAAGGACAACAATAttgatatattatatacaggtatAAGAGTTCTTAGCCATAAACCCATTTTCTGTACAGATCTATAAATTAGAGAAAGAGAATGGCAAAGGAAAGACAGAGGTAATTCTTACatttaatttagtatattttaggcaaaGAACTCCTAAAAAACTCCAAATAAACCCCAAACCCTTATCCCTAAGACTGAAATAACGAATTATACATACTACTATAAAAAAAAGCATctgatataataaaacaaaattggaaaaaaattatattaaccgACCAGACTTCACAGATGTTTCTCCCCAATTCTTTGGGTTATCAAAGAACTCCTCAAGTCCTCTTCGTGTTGCTGATGAATGAAAAGCTGCGCACCGCTGCCGAGAAGCACTCTCTGCTGTTCTTTTATCCAAACCACTGAGAAtgatactgaaaaaaaaaagtgtcaagagattttgttttataatgtTGATAACTGAAAGCCAATATAACCCATATGTTATAATAAATCAAAAGCATTACAAACCTAGCACACTCATGTCCTACTCACAAAGACTCATTCCTGTATTAGCTCAGTCCCATTTCTGATGACATTAGTACAATGCCTGCATTCTTGGATTTCCCCCCACAAGTAGAATGCATGTTGGTTGACATTATTTGTAAAATTTCTAGCGACACATATAAATAGGGCTCTCCTAACAACAGCACATCGTATTCCTGCCGTTTGCAAGATGCTCAACATCTGGTGACTCGGTAAAGGTAATTTTCTCCTGCTGAAGTTTGAATTTTAGTGCTCTCAATGAAGGACACTCCCTTGACCCCAATGTATAATAGAGCAGGCTGCATCCAAAATACACCGTCACGCCACAAATGTTTCAGAAATGGATATCCGATCAGTGAAACAAACAAGTTCATGTCTTAGAGtaaagactgggtacacactatacaaaaatttctcccgatgagcTATCCTGAACGAGtttaccaatgattaaaaaacaaaaaaaacctgatcagcatgccgattcatgtgtacacactaaacaggtTTAACAATATTTCACTTCAGATCTGTGTCcggcacactgcatagagatctatggacactgtcggtcatgagtgcatacacactgcagaattggaaggacattgttccatcactgaacaaaatttttagtccagtttaaaaattcaaatgatacaatgtgctttggaacgataatcctccatcattggaacgtacacactaatgcgatatctggccaaacagtcgtttatcgcgtgactggcccaataatcggcttaaaaccttgtagtatgtacccagcctaactgttCACCGATTTGTAGCTCAGGAAAAGCCATTAAAAAATAAGGAATATGCCAACCTTAAGgttaattattttgtattaagCAGCAACACCATTTTCAATAAGAAACAAAACCCTACGATTCATCCTAGCCCTCTGCAAAGTATTGGAATACTGTAGAGGAGTGTTTCTGAAATTCATTCCTCAGAGACCACCAGAACTGCATGCTTTTCAGGTGTCCTCACAGAACCACAAGTggaataattagtaccacctatGGGTAAAGGGATAACTTTAAAGAATACACATATAATCCTGCTAATCAGTCTCATGAATCATTTCAAACATGACACAGATCATATGTCAAATAAACTAAAACATTAGTAGCTATACTAAGGCAAGGAGCTAGTGTGTCAAAGGTAACAGGCATTCCCATCAGCTGGGTTGAGGAAGTTCTGTGGGCCTATGTGGCTCCCCTTTGCAGAACTATTGAAAGTCCCTGACGATCCCAATTCTGAGCGATGGTGCTGCCGAAGGGCCAAGTATATAGTTGCTAACTGGTTAGGGTAAAAGCTGACAATGGTTTATCATAATAACACCAACTTAGATGTGTGGCAATCCTACACCAGACAACCAGCTTAAATACGGTTTTGCATTGATAACAATATTCACCCATTATTACAACCATCCCAAATATGCTGAATACTGATAAGATCAAGaagattttacatatatattggaGTGTTAGTGGTGCCTCTTTTAATAgccattttagatttaatatccTTTAAAACAGTCTCCCAGCAAATGTGATTTGAAACTACACTAAAACACTATGGAAAATGCAACACAAATACAAACTAAAAGTGTAGTACAACAGACACAAAATTcatatgggaaaaaataaaacatgcctTAAATGATCAGACATACTGAAAGAAATTATGCTAAATGATTCCCAGTGACTGCACACAGCAGTGTCTTGGCCTCTGAGGACAGTCAGTGGGATACAGATGAAGAATACTTTAGACTGAAGAGGAAGATGATGGGCAGTGAGGCAGGTGAAGGTTACACCCTGTATCATAGTGCTAGTAACACTGTTACAGCAGCAGCTGCTCTCACTGGGTGATCGCCATGTCACATCTCTTCCTACCTGGGGAGGCTTCCTAGTGTCCTCACGGAGAGCGGCGCAGATATAGAACACAGGTGTCTACCACCAGACAGTAATCCTCTGACTGCGGAGGCCGCCATCTTGGCGAGACGCATCTCCCACAATGCTCTGAGACAGGAAGTATCTGTCAGATGTGTACATACACTATGGTTGTGTCTGGCGAACACTTACGAGAGGTTATTTATGTATTAGAGGCAGTGAGGACAGACCAGTAGTACGATGGTTGGGTCTGTGTGGATGGATCATTAGTACTATGAGGGGTATGAACAGGTTTTACACGGTGAGAATTAGCTGATCAGCTCACCAATGGGGCAGCGCCGCTTCTACTAAACCTGTCGCTGTGGTTCGTCGTCATGATGACATTGCCCACAACCCCTTTGCCCTCAGTAAAGATGGCGGGGATGAGCCTCCTCCGGTCAGCGGCTGCTCTTGTCAGCCGCCTGCAGCCCTTCCAGCGCGGGGTGCTCGGGAGGAGCGGGCTGGTGAAGAGTGTGCCGCCAGCCGCTGCGGGTAAGGTACCAGAGAGGTCTCCGGGGAGGCTGTGCCCAGCATGACCTTGGAGCAGACTGACATTGAAGTGTCCTGGACAGTTGTGTGGTTATAACCCTGAGCCACTAATACTCTTATCACATTTCATTTATCGGTCTATAGGCAAGGAAGTGTCGCGTTAATTGAGACTTGTGTTGACTTCTTTTTAGCAAATATGTACCTGTCTTTCAGGTGTTAAATGATTTGGGGCATTGATTTCACAATGCACAGGTCAGGATCCCATGCATCCTGGCCCAAACTGACAGTGGGGAAGAATACTGGCTTCAAAGAGGTCACAAtgtacatacttgccaattttaatAAGTTGCTTTGGgccactgtattttttttaaatgcctaaGTGGTCTTTTTATTTAATGTAGATCTTGGGATTTAAGGCTTCTTCCCATTTACCAATGACCCTTCTGCAATGCTGCTTAATGGAAAGCTTGGGGAATCCTTTTTACCAAGAACAGCGGCTGTACAAGTATTGCCACTGTCCTTTCAGTTTGCTAATGCCATCTCAGAATGGCATTGGCCGGAGTGCCAACAAGAAAAATTCTTTATcgttaaaataattttttgtgtttttttttttaaactttaattaaaacaatataatataatgaatttGGTAGATTTCCaggctgagcatgcgcagagggtCCCAGGACTGGCTTAGCAAGCAGTAAGGTTCCTCTTATttgccagccagtatcactgAGCATCATTGATCAGCTGCCccaattacattttcttagtaaaTGTTGGTAAAACTGACATTTATATGCTACACTAATTGGATTGAATTCAACTTAATTCTGTACCTATAGATAATTGCATTGTGAAATCAGTGGCTCAGTCATTTAATCCCTGAAAAACACAAGTTACTTATTTttagtgttctttttttttctagtaaGTAACTGAATAAGATATATAAGCCTTGTCTGTTTAAAACAGATCAATAAACCTAATGAAACCTGTAAAGCTCTTGTAGTAACCagcatgtttattttatatttgatttaaatacaAACTCCATAGAAACTTTTGTCCTTTTTGACAACTTCTTGAGATTTTAGGATCGGTCTGTGGAGGATTAGTTCTTGACACtaggggggggggtattcaattgttcagcTTGatggccgaaaaactcgcgctctataactattaccgttaatacggtaaaattgcgcttaaaaaccgttcatacagtaatttactcagggagctgcgagctgaaattcagcgagtaattaccgtattaacggtaatagttttagagcgcgattTTTTCGCCCGTCAAGCCGAGCAATTGAAGTAGAAGTGATTCATGAACTGCAAAATATGTATAAGTGCAGCATATTTTATTGTCCTTAatgatcatcagctatttatatagcgcaactgattctgcagtattgtacagagaattcacattagtccctgccccattggagcttgcagtctcaattccctagcacacacagacacagaaagactaaggtcaatttaatagcagccaattaatctaccagtatgtttttggagtgtaggaagaaacccatgcaaacacggggagaacatacaaattccacgcGGATGGttcccatggttgggaatcaaacttatgaccccagtgctgcgaggcagaagtgctaaccactaagccactgtgctttcCAAATGCACAAGTAGGTGTTTGTCTATAGTCTGCTATTTGGCACTGCCTTCTGAAAACTAATGTAGTACTATTTGTGAATCCTTAGGTAAATGTACATGATGGaaaggaaaaatgtaatttcaaagtCTAGCCAACATCCACTTTAGAACCATCACCTCAATAAATTTAAACTTCCTTTTTTTCGGTTTATGTAGTAAATGCAACATGAGTGAGAGATCATCTAGGGGTATCTAGCTTTGAGTTTCCTGcggctttgaaaagtggagttgttgcctatagcaaccaattagattctagttatttatttagtacattctacaaaatgatagctagaatctgattagttgctataagcAACCTCTCCGCTACTCAAATCCACCGGAAACTCGCTACTTGGTACACAAGCAGAAATAAAATTGGCAGTTCGAACAACCCCTACAGGCAATTAGTCGTGAACAACTTATCCATCAAGCTCCTTCCTTCAGAGGATGGAAAACTTTGCAACCACTAAGACACCCATTATGTGTTGTAAACATTGGATAAAACATGGTACGCTCTCGCCAAAATGGGCACAAATGCATAAATTACCTCTAGGGTCTTTGACTGACCAACATTTGTTACTATCCTGGGTGTATGAACATAGAACATGGAGTGAAATATTAACCTTACTCGAGTCCCATATATTTATAGACTAAGTAGTACGAGTATATAGTCAAATATTTGATTATTAACTGGCAAAGAAAATTTCTTTAGGATTTTAATATACAATCAATTGGAAATCAGAACTTCAAGTATCAGTGCAAACTTCTAAACTTAAACACAAAGCACATGACCAGCTCTTATTGTTATCccatttagaaaaataataaacataatctCCTGTATAGATATTTACATTTGAAAGCTATACAAATCTGACCCATTGGTAACCTCTACTAGATTCCAACTAGATCATATTGTTCAATAACCCTTAGACTTCAGTAACCTATAATACCAAAATTCATATTTTAAActtgttatatttacattttcttgcTTAATTAACTAATTTCATATGCAGAAGCAATAAGAATGTAGTCAGCAATTCTCTATAGCAGTAATCAAAATGAAAGTGTATGCTAAGATTGTAAATTAGTACATTATAGATACACACAACAAAATAACATCAATGCAGTTTATTCAAATGAATCTATTCCACACACAATCTGATAAAGTTATAATAACTGGAAATCCAGTTGTTTTGTCAAGAATGCTTCACAtagagtaaggctaggtacacactggtcccataattggataaaaaaaacaactccaatcacccgataaacaaccgtttggtcagatatttcGTCATTGTGTATACTTATATGATGAacaacagtcgttccaaagtgccgattgttgtttcatttgtttggtcgtactgtttagtTCCACTTGCCTTCCGATCATGCAGTGTGGATGAATTCATGACCGATTCCACGACCAACAGCCGATAGATAGTTACTCATACTGCAACTTCTTTCAGggggtgtgtatgtaaatttctgatgtcttCACCTCTCCCACCTGGTGTCCACAAATCAGTCAAATGGCAATTAGTTGCTTCTAACGGAACAGCAATAGTAGCTGTGTATTCTATAGATGTGTATAGCAGATGTCTGCTTGCCTAATTATTCACCGTTGTCAGTACAGTCCACAAGAAAAGgcacatacatttaatatacaaaagatgtgtattgcatatatCTCCTTCCTTTCCCTTTTAAAAGTTTTTGGGAGGTTTTTTGCCAGAGATGTTCtgtcctttatttaaattttttgggcaTATCACTGCAGGGAGCCCATATatatcgtttcagtgtgtacgaaatcaaAATCTTTTAGGACAAGAatatatggctgtcaaaagtccctGCCCGGATGGTTGGTCTTCCACAAATCATTtaaaacgtgtctagtgtgtGCGCACGTAAATCTCTCGACCCATCGGAACCTTCAGTCgcaggtacaattgttgtagataaaacattggttggaaaattctccagtgtatACCTAGCCTAAGAACTGATGGTGGTCTCTTAAACTTATCTTGAGAATATGTGCAAGTGAaatatatactgttgtatgtgtTGTCCTATTTTACTgtgattgtttttttgcattttctctaCGAGTCTGATGGGGAAAATGAGATTGTCTTGTTTTAGATTCTAATAAATTGGTTTCTGGACAAGCTGTTATTGTTCCTcaagaataaaatatgtttaatcttttCTTTTGTATTTCTGTAGTTCCTGTGCGATTCAGCAGCCATGGACCTCGACTGTTTGTAGTCAGACCTTCAACCTACTATGACAAAAGATTTCTCCAGTTACTTGTAAGTCTCAATGGGGACACATTTTTCAGTAATCCGATTTATAAGTTACAGCTCCTACCAATGATGGGCAAAGTTGTTTTCTATAGTTCAGGCCTATCTATATACCAGTGTGAATGCAGCTTCTTCATGTAGTAACAACAAAtgcttattatttattaaaattaatgttttgccattaataaATAACTCAGATCATAGAGCTGTTATATTATACAACTTGGTGGACTCCAACAATTGGGAGTGAAATAAAGGCTGTTACATTGTCTCAGCTTACAATATCAAACAATGAATAAATCTGTATAATGTCTATAGATCTCCTATTAATCTGCAATTGTTGGAGGGGGTAGTAGAAAAAGTTATACGCTGAATATttgtaatgtaataatgtatgtgAATTGGAAGCAATTGCTATATTACAATCAGTGATGAATGAGTCTATATGTTAATCAGGTAATAAGTTACCAATTTTTATGTAAATACTGCAAGCCATTCAATAAATCAAGTGAATATTGTAACACACTAAAATACTTTTGTATGTAACACAGTAGAAACTGAAATACAAATTATGGATTATGTATGAAAATCTATGACTATATAAGTGATTAATGGTGGGAGATACCAGACCACTGACATCATTCTAATACAGAATGAAGACAATAAGAATGCACTAACTAGGTATTGACCTGAGGGATGAAGTTCCCTTTCACCacctttgtttaaaaatgttcacACGTTGATTTTATACTTTACTTTCTGACTCACTCTGTACCTACcctctcaaccccccccccccccccctccggcacccctcttttttttatattggacaCATTTTGAAAGGGAATAACTTGAATGTTTGTTTGCCTATGCTTCTtgtttttgtatacatatattccCTTTTCTAAGTAAAGGgttcaaaacaaaaaacagcaaaaaaaaaaaaagttcacacAATTTTTCTATTACCACTGATAACATTACTATTTTAGTCTTAACATTTTGCTTGGGAGAAATAATAGTTTGACAcataatacactttttttaatggatataaataaagatatatttttaaattaaaattgtgtTGTTAGTGTGGATTGAGAGTGCCTCTAATACACTCTTTGTTCCCTCTTTTGTTCTGGTAACACTTTATTCTGCAGAGTACCTCTATAGAGGAAAATatccaatattaaataaatataaaacgaTAGGTATAATCTACTGGAAATTATACTCGTACAATTCTTGTATCCTAGGCAGACGATACattctatgtatattttaaagcTACATACTGTATGTCCattgtgagggaggggggtaggtccATCTGACTGGCACATACTCCTGGATCATTCAGTTCCCCTCATCTTAGGCTCTAGAGGGTTTAAAGCGAACGGTGCCCCAGCACATGCAGTTGTAGTAACAAGTTAGATGGTCAGCATACAAGTGTGGTACAAACACAATTATTAAAAAGGAACTGAAACCAGGTTATCtcttttgttaaaataaatgcacaacTTTATTACATTAAGCAGTTTTCTCTCTccatgacagttttttttttcctctttaagtTACACATCAGGGCTATAGCTGACATTCGTTCTCTCTTGGGACTGCCACTCTCACCAATGAACTGCCATTGGTTCTTTCTTATTCTCAATCGCTATCTGTACTTGCTTTCTGCTAGctagattcaattggccgcgttactgctaaaagtaatgcggcctgcgcactattcccattactacagtaaaagtgcattattaccattagtatggtCATTTTTAACGGTTATTTGTGTTaagaaatctgggttaaaatgacCATTTTAACGATAATAGAGCACAGACaacgttactttcggcagtaacacagacaattgaattcccttctgtgtgtaatatgtgtgtgcGCAAAACAAAAAGcctaattttaattttgtttgcaGAAATATTATGTGTTACTGAGTGCAGTACCCACCGCTGTGGTCATCACactcataaatatatttattggtgaGTATTagacttttctttgttttttttttcttgtaagtgGAGACCAACCCTGAAAAAATGATCTAATCTTATATACTCTATCTAGACCGCAGTATTGATTGCAACTTGAGCACAACATAGAGCTATCTTGAGATAGTTGTGATATGTCGTAATGAAAGGTACCTGTATAAGAATATCAACACTTGGATCACCTCTGGTCCTATGGTTGAGCATACTCCATCATAGGACCAGAGGTATGGTTATATGTAAGCCTGAAAAAAGTTCTTCTATATCAATATCTTGGCTCTTGTATGTCAGAGCAGTTTTGTTCACTCTGAAAATGATTACATTTACAGTTTGTAATGATTTATTTTCTTCAGCCTCTTTACTCTGTTCACTGGTTCTCCCTCCCCTCTGGGAAATTTAGAAAACAGTCCCCTCACATGTGcccacattgtatcatttctctGACACAGTGAAAATGTCCTGCCTCTGTTGATGTTTTGTAATAGCAATCGTCTGAAAATTATAGAGGAGAAATACATCTTTAGTGGGGTTTTCTCCCCTAAATATCACTTAATAATTTCAAAACGCCTGTCTTTACTCATCACTGGTTAGGTGTATGGATTACTGcctattgctttattttatttttaagctacAACATTTTATAAAGACAATGCGTGAGACCTGCTATCCAAACACAACCAGCGGAC encodes the following:
- the NDUFB5 gene encoding NADH dehydrogenase [ubiquinone] 1 beta subcomplex subunit 5, mitochondrial, with the translated sequence MMTLPTTPLPSVKMAGMSLLRSAAALVSRLQPFQRGVLGRSGLVKSVPPAAAVPVRFSSHGPRLFVVRPSTYYDKRFLQLLKYYVLLSAVPTAVVITLINIFIGPAELAEEIPEGYIPEKWEYYPHPITRCLAKYVFDSYQKSYEKEMALLHIENEKRLLRLYEKEARRHMRQKGDGPWYHFETLDKNLIDNSPKSVPDY